Proteins encoded within one genomic window of Ascaphus truei isolate aAscTru1 chromosome 8, aAscTru1.hap1, whole genome shotgun sequence:
- the DPCD gene encoding protein DPCD isoform X2, whose protein sequence is MAEEYDSKTCEILVRKWREKSSLGAYGQWQIEVGEVSLPIVGELQPDFLKESSTNPIFIRKDTKAGFQWRIRNLPYPKDVYSVSVEKNERCCVIRTTNKKYYKKFSIPDLDRCQLDLDDQAISFAHANNTLIVTYQKPKEILTIEEELQRELKSMKTSTEGDVECKTQ, encoded by the exons ATGGCTGAGGAGTATGACTCAAAGACATGTGAAATATTGG TtaggaaatggagagagaagtCTTCCCTTGGAGCATATGGTCAGTGGCAGATTGAGGTTGGGGAAGTGTCGCTGCCAATCGTTGGGGAGCTACAACCCGACTTCTTAAAGGAAAGCAGTACAAAT CCTATTTTCATAAGGAAGGATACCAAAGCTGGTTTTCAGTGGAGGATTCGTAATCTGCCTTACCCAAAAGATGTGTATAGTGTTTCTGTGGAGAAGAATGAACGCTGCTGCGTTATCCGAACAACCAACAAAAA ATATTATAAAAAGTTTTCTATTCCTGACCTGGATAGATGCCAGCTTGACCTGGATGACCAAGCCATAAGCTTTGCCCATGCTAATAACACGTTAATAGTAACT TATCAAAAGCCTAAGGAAATCCTTACTATTGAAGAAGAATTACAGAGGGAGCTCAAATCGATGAAGACAAGTACTGAAGGAGACGTGGAATGTAAAACACAGTGA
- the DPCD gene encoding protein DPCD isoform X1 — protein MVVPSWLESLRAAKKTSILQEGRRKVHYLFSDGKEMAEEYDSKTCEILVRKWREKSSLGAYGQWQIEVGEVSLPIVGELQPDFLKESSTNPIFIRKDTKAGFQWRIRNLPYPKDVYSVSVEKNERCCVIRTTNKKYYKKFSIPDLDRCQLDLDDQAISFAHANNTLIVTYQKPKEILTIEEELQRELKSMKTSTEGDVECKTQ, from the exons ATGGTGGTGCCGAGCTGGCTGGAGAGTCTGAGAGCGGCAAAGAAAACCTCCATCCTGCAGGAGG GCAGGCGGAAAGTACATTATCTGTTTTCGGATGGTAAAGAAATGGCTGAGGAGTATGACTCAAAGACATGTGAAATATTGG TtaggaaatggagagagaagtCTTCCCTTGGAGCATATGGTCAGTGGCAGATTGAGGTTGGGGAAGTGTCGCTGCCAATCGTTGGGGAGCTACAACCCGACTTCTTAAAGGAAAGCAGTACAAAT CCTATTTTCATAAGGAAGGATACCAAAGCTGGTTTTCAGTGGAGGATTCGTAATCTGCCTTACCCAAAAGATGTGTATAGTGTTTCTGTGGAGAAGAATGAACGCTGCTGCGTTATCCGAACAACCAACAAAAA ATATTATAAAAAGTTTTCTATTCCTGACCTGGATAGATGCCAGCTTGACCTGGATGACCAAGCCATAAGCTTTGCCCATGCTAATAACACGTTAATAGTAACT TATCAAAAGCCTAAGGAAATCCTTACTATTGAAGAAGAATTACAGAGGGAGCTCAAATCGATGAAGACAAGTACTGAAGGAGACGTGGAATGTAAAACACAGTGA
- the POLL gene encoding DNA polymerase lambda isoform X1, protein MEPTGIVKAFPKVKRLREASVSAEDEKKIKTDVGVQEKWLGSVSAHILQAGIGRARSEILQKQIIQNGGHVVPHFSCQVTHIIVDEGMDCDRAFRLLKLKKLPPGVQLVKSSWLSLCIKEKELVNTAGYRIFIPDRYLDVKDEEQKEQRHESNEKYRKHDEVPQATDISHTACNSQIQHVSDSTKLNYDKTIKIQTSDTEENDTEDICVTQGDLEALIVGHLPSPSTMDVKGSENASSVAGKWVCAYSSERKKENHNQPITDKLEVLAKTYSVQGDRWRSLGYTKAINALKSYHKPITSSQEACNIPGIGKKMAEKIEEILESGHLRKLDHISESVPVLEIFSNIWGAGTKTAQTWYQQGFRSLDDIRTKANLTNQQTIGLKYYDDFLDRMSREEAGRIEETVRDVAQGINPDLMTVACGSFRRRKQTCGDVDVLVTHPDGKSHKGIFSKLIDGLKMHRFLTDDLVSHEENGTQKKYMGVCCLQGPGQRHRRLDIIVVPYGEFACALMYFTGSAHFNRSMRALAKTKGMSLSEHSLNKDVVRNGNVKVGTGYPIATPTENDIFEILGLPFREPHERDW, encoded by the exons ATGGAACCAACAGGTATTGTCAAAGCTTTCCCAAAAGTAAAGAGGTTGAGAGAGGCCTCTGTCTCAGCAGAGGACGAGAAAAAGATAAAGACTGATGTTGGCGTACAAG agaaatgGCTTGGAAGTGTCAGTGCGCACATTCTTCAGGCTGGAATTGGCCGGGCCAGATCTGAAATACTTCAGAAACAGATTATTCAAAATGGAGGGCACGTTGTCCCCCATTTTTCCTGTCAGGTGACGCACATTATAGTGGATGAAGGAATGGATTGTGATCGCGCTTTCCGGCTGCTGAAACTGAAAAAACTCCCCCCAGGGGTGCAGCTTGTGAAGTCATCTTGGCTGAGCCTGTGTATTAAAGAAAAAGAGCTGGTCAACACTGCTGGTTACCGCATCTTCATTCCAGACAG GTACCTGGATGTGAAGGACGAAGAACAGAAAGAACAAAGGCACGAGAGCAATGAGAAATACAGGAAACATGATGAAGTACCACAAGCCACAGACATATCGCACACAGCCTGCAACTCGCAAATACAACATGTGTCGGATTCCACAAAGCTGAACTATGACAAAACCATCAAAATACAG ACTTCAGATACTGAAGAAAATGATACTGAAGACATTTGTGTTACTCAAGGAGACCTGGAGGCATTGATCGTAGgacatcttccttctccctccactATGGATGTTAAGGGCAGTGAAAATGCATCTAGTGTTGCTGGGAAGTGGGTCTGTGCTTATTCATCTGAGAGGAAGAAGGAGAATCACAACCAGCCCATTACAGACAAGCTGGAAGTACTGGCAAAAACATACTCTGTTCAAGGAGACAGGTGGAGGTCTTTGGGTTATACAAAAGCAATAAATGCTCTTAAAAGCTACCATAAACCTATCACCTCCTCTCAg GAAGCTTGTAATATCCCAGGGATTGGTAAGAAAATGGCTGAGAAGATTGAAGAAATCCTAGAGAGTGGGCACTTGCGCAAACTCGACCACATCAGTGAGAGTGTGCCGGTCCTGGAGATATTTTCAAACATTTGGGGAGCTGGGACTAAGACCGCTCAGACTTGGTACCAACAG GGCTTTCGAAGCCTGGACGACATTCGCACAAAGGCTAATTTGACCAACCAACAGACCATTGGACTGAAATATTATGATGATTTCCTAGACCGCATGTCAAGGGAAGAGGCTGGAAGGATAGAAGAAACT GTCAGAGACGTGGCCCAAGGTATAAATCCTGATCTAATGACTGTGGCGTGTGGCTCTTTTCGTAGAAGAAAACAGACCTGTGGTGACGTGGATGTTTTAGTGACCCATCCTGATGGAAAATCTCATAAAGGAATCTTTAGCAAACTTATTGATGGTCTTAAGATGCACA gatTTCTAACAGATGATTTGGTGAGCCACGAAGAGAACGGGACCCaaaaaaaatacatgggggtCTGTTGCCTCCAAGGACCAGGACAAAGGCACAGGAGGCTGGACATTATAGTTGTGCCTTACGGAGAGTTTGCTTGTGCACTGATGTATTTCACTGGCTCTGCACATTTCAACCGCTCAATGCGTGCTCTGGCAAAAACCAAGGGCATGAGCTTATCAGAACACTCCCTCAACAAGGATGTAGTGCGCAATGGGAACGTGAAGGTCGGCACAGGTTATCCTATAGCAACTCCAACTGAGAATGATATTTTTGAGATACTTGGGCTTCCATTCAGGGAACCACATGAAAGAGATTGGTAA
- the POLL gene encoding DNA polymerase lambda isoform X2, protein MEPTGIVKAFPKVKRLREASVSAEDEKKIKTDVGVQEKWLGSVSAHILQAGIGRARSEILQKQIIQNGGHVVPHFSCQVTHIIVDEGMDCDRAFRLLKLKKLPPGVQLVKSSWLSLCIKEKELVNTAGYRIFIPDRYLDVKDEEQKEQRHESNEKYRKHDEVPQATDISHTACNSQIQHVSDSTKLNYDKTIKIQEACNIPGIGKKMAEKIEEILESGHLRKLDHISESVPVLEIFSNIWGAGTKTAQTWYQQGFRSLDDIRTKANLTNQQTIGLKYYDDFLDRMSREEAGRIEETVRDVAQGINPDLMTVACGSFRRRKQTCGDVDVLVTHPDGKSHKGIFSKLIDGLKMHRFLTDDLVSHEENGTQKKYMGVCCLQGPGQRHRRLDIIVVPYGEFACALMYFTGSAHFNRSMRALAKTKGMSLSEHSLNKDVVRNGNVKVGTGYPIATPTENDIFEILGLPFREPHERDW, encoded by the exons ATGGAACCAACAGGTATTGTCAAAGCTTTCCCAAAAGTAAAGAGGTTGAGAGAGGCCTCTGTCTCAGCAGAGGACGAGAAAAAGATAAAGACTGATGTTGGCGTACAAG agaaatgGCTTGGAAGTGTCAGTGCGCACATTCTTCAGGCTGGAATTGGCCGGGCCAGATCTGAAATACTTCAGAAACAGATTATTCAAAATGGAGGGCACGTTGTCCCCCATTTTTCCTGTCAGGTGACGCACATTATAGTGGATGAAGGAATGGATTGTGATCGCGCTTTCCGGCTGCTGAAACTGAAAAAACTCCCCCCAGGGGTGCAGCTTGTGAAGTCATCTTGGCTGAGCCTGTGTATTAAAGAAAAAGAGCTGGTCAACACTGCTGGTTACCGCATCTTCATTCCAGACAG GTACCTGGATGTGAAGGACGAAGAACAGAAAGAACAAAGGCACGAGAGCAATGAGAAATACAGGAAACATGATGAAGTACCACAAGCCACAGACATATCGCACACAGCCTGCAACTCGCAAATACAACATGTGTCGGATTCCACAAAGCTGAACTATGACAAAACCATCAAAATACAG GAAGCTTGTAATATCCCAGGGATTGGTAAGAAAATGGCTGAGAAGATTGAAGAAATCCTAGAGAGTGGGCACTTGCGCAAACTCGACCACATCAGTGAGAGTGTGCCGGTCCTGGAGATATTTTCAAACATTTGGGGAGCTGGGACTAAGACCGCTCAGACTTGGTACCAACAG GGCTTTCGAAGCCTGGACGACATTCGCACAAAGGCTAATTTGACCAACCAACAGACCATTGGACTGAAATATTATGATGATTTCCTAGACCGCATGTCAAGGGAAGAGGCTGGAAGGATAGAAGAAACT GTCAGAGACGTGGCCCAAGGTATAAATCCTGATCTAATGACTGTGGCGTGTGGCTCTTTTCGTAGAAGAAAACAGACCTGTGGTGACGTGGATGTTTTAGTGACCCATCCTGATGGAAAATCTCATAAAGGAATCTTTAGCAAACTTATTGATGGTCTTAAGATGCACA gatTTCTAACAGATGATTTGGTGAGCCACGAAGAGAACGGGACCCaaaaaaaatacatgggggtCTGTTGCCTCCAAGGACCAGGACAAAGGCACAGGAGGCTGGACATTATAGTTGTGCCTTACGGAGAGTTTGCTTGTGCACTGATGTATTTCACTGGCTCTGCACATTTCAACCGCTCAATGCGTGCTCTGGCAAAAACCAAGGGCATGAGCTTATCAGAACACTCCCTCAACAAGGATGTAGTGCGCAATGGGAACGTGAAGGTCGGCACAGGTTATCCTATAGCAACTCCAACTGAGAATGATATTTTTGAGATACTTGGGCTTCCATTCAGGGAACCACATGAAAGAGATTGGTAA